The window aaaatttttgattttcatcTCGTTACAATAGTTTTTCCATCAATTGAAGTTGTTTATAAAGTTCCTAAATTGGTTCTACATCAATTCAAGTTTTCTATATGTTTGTACAGTACCTCAAAAAAATATCactattattttatatttatcaGATACTCAAGTCAAAAAAGTTTCTATATTTTGTcataatttcttaatttttactattttttttagatttctAAAATGTTTGAGAAAAAGTTTCtatatttctttataattcgttaagtttttatatattctttctCTATATCTTATCGAAAAAAAACGCATAAGTTAAGCATGACGATCATAATTGACCTTTATGCTTATTAATTTGTTACTTATTAACTCAATATTCATAATGACTTAAGGCAAAATTATTGCACGTAAGAATTTAGGTATTTCAAATCCGATTACTATAACTATGTAGCTTATCTACGATCGAGAATCACATGTAAATCATTTCGCATAGTCGAGAATTCTTGCCatatgcaaacaaacaaactaattAGCCCATACCTAAAGCTAATGCTATTCTTCCCCCTCGCATGCGTCTGGTGTAtgcgttttttgttgtttaggGCATAGTTTACATAGACTTCTCTGATAAGAAACGTCGTCGCATAGTTTCTACATAACTAATTAAACTGGCGACACTGAACTGAATAATATTATATGAGTGTCGTAAAATCGGGCAGCATTGATGATCGAAGATTACGGATTAAAGATTTCAGCATGTAGATTCATGCTGTTGCACTTCAAGTGCATCCTCGGTCTCTGGTGATAagacaaacaatttttgttgctgGGTCATGAATATATATGCACCTCGTAACAATCTGAATGACGCCGGTATATACAGACCGGtaaatggaaaaaatgacTATTAATAGAATTAAACAGTTTTAGTTTACGTTGTGATCATCTGATAACGTCACACATTTTTGTTCGATTTGATTCGATTGGATTGTGTTGACCTTCTAACCAGAGCATTAGTTGAGCATATGGGCACAGTGCATGGATCAAAATTAAACTGGGTCTGGGGCGGCTTATCAGTTAATGGAAGCTTTGCTTGTAGAGTTGGGAATCAACCTTGAATGTGGGGAATGAACAATTAAAGGGTTAAGTTCGAACGACTTACTAATGctctttaattttattatttcttttagcGTGTGTACTACCTATCCTTGGAGTACTACATGGGTCGCTCTCTAACCAACACCATGATCAATTTGGGCATTCAAAGTGAATGCGAAGAGGCCATGTATCAATTGGGTCTCGATATTGAGAATCTCGAAGAGATGGAAGAGGATGCTGGCTTGGGTAATGGTGGTCTCGGTCGTTTGGCTGCCTGCTTCTTGGACTCAATGGCCACATTGGGTCTGGCTGCCTATGGTTATGGCATCCGGTATGAGTATGGTATCTTTGCGCAAAAGATTAAGAATGGTGAACAAGTTGAGGAACCTGATGATTGGTTGCGTTATGGCAACCCCTGGGAGAAGGCACGTCCTGAATTTATGTTGCCAATTAACTTTTATGGTCGTGTTATCGATACACCTGAAGGCAAGAAGTGGGTGGACACCCAAAAGGTTTACGCCATGCCATATGACAATCCAATTCCCGGTTATAACAACAACCATGTGAACACTCTGCGTTTGTGGTCGGCCAAATCGCCAATTGACTTCAACTTGAAGTTCTGTAAGTATAAAGATATCGATTATTTATCGACTTTTGTTGATGCTTATCGAGGACTTGTTGatcataattttgttttgttttctagTCAACGATGGTGACTACATTCAGGCCGTGTTGGATCGTAATCTGGCTGAGAATATCTCTCGTGTGCTGTATCCCAATGATAACTTCTTCGAGGGCAAGGAATTGCGTCTGAAGCAGGAATACTTCATGTGCGCCGCCACTCTGCAGGACATCATTCGCCGTTATAAGGCCTCCAAATTCGGTTCCCGGGAGGCAGTTCGCAACACTTTCGATCATTTCCCTGATAAGGTTGCCATCCAATTGAACGATACTCATCCATCGTTGGCCATACCCGAATTGATGCGCATCCTGGTCGATGAGGAGCATCTGGATTGGGAGAAGGCCTGGGATATTACTGTACGTACCTGTGCCTACACCAATCACACTGTCTTGCCCGAGGCCTTGGAACGCTGGCCCGTCTCCATGTTGGAGTCGATTTTGCCTCGCCACTTGCAGATCATCTATCACATTAATTTCCTGCATATGGAGAATGTGAAGAAGAGCTTCCCTGAGGACTTGGACCGTATGCGTCGCATGTCTTTGGTGGAGGAGGATGGCGAGAAGCGCATCAACATGGCTCATTTGTCAATTGTGGGTTCCCATGCCGTGAACGGTGTTGCTGCCATTCACTCGCAGATTCTAAAGGATTCACTCTTCCATGACTTTTACACAATGAATCCGGATAAGTTCCAGAACAAGACGAACGGTATTACTCCACGTCGTTGGCTGTTGCTGTGCAATCCAGGACTTTCTGATCTGATTGCCGAGAAAATTGGCGACGAATGGCCAGTGCATTTGGATCAGTTGGTGGCCTTGAAGAAATGGGCCAAGGATCCCAACTTCCAACGCAATGTGGCTCGCGTCAAGCAGGagaacaaattgaaattggctGCCATTTTGGAGAAGGACTATGGTGTCAAGGTCAATCCCTCGTCCATGTTTGACATTCAGGTGAAGCGTATCCATGAGTACAAACGTCAGCTGCTCAACTGCCTGCACATCATTACCCTGTACAATCGCATCAAGAAGGATCCCACCGCCAATTTCACCCCACGTACAATTATGATCGGTGGCAAGGCGGCGCCTGGTTACTATGTGGCCAAACAGATCATTAAACTGATCTGTGCCGTTGGCAATGTGGTCAACAACGATCCAATTGTTGGTGACAAGCTTAAGGTTATCTTCTTGGAGAACTATCGCGTCACATTGGCCGAAAAGATTATGCCTGCTGCTGATCTATCCGAGCAGATCTCTACTGCCGGCACAGAAGCCTCTGGTACCGGTAACATGAAGTTCCAATTGAACGGTGCCCTCACCATTGGAACCCTGGATGGTGCCAATGTTGAAATGGCCGAAGAAATGGGTCTCGATAACATTTTCATCTTCGGCATGACTGTCGAAGAGGTTGAGGCCCTCAAGAAGAAGGGTTACAATGCCTACGATTACTACAACGCCAATCCGGAAGTCAAGCAGGTCATTGATCAGATCCAGGGTGGTTTCTTCAGCCCCGGCAATCCCAATGAATTCAAGAATATTGCTGATATTCTGCTTAAATACGATCACTACTACTTGTTGGCCGATTTCGATGCATACCTCAAGGCTCAGGATCTGGTGTCCAAGACCTATCAGGTGAGCTAcataaaattgtatattttataatcTATGTGGTTTCTAATACATATCCTTTTCTTCTCGTTTTTGTAGAACCAAGCCAAATGGTTGGAAATGTCCATCAATAACATTGCCTCCAGTGGCAAATTCTCATCGGATCGCACCATTGCCGAATATGCCCGCGAAATTTGGGGCGTTGAGCCCACTTGGGAGAAATTGCCTGCTCCAGAGGATCAGCAAtaaatcaattgaaaatcatccttttgatattatatatatttttattattatttaaatgtcCAAAGTCCAAGCTTTAGGcgccaaaaaacaacaacaaaacaacaagaacaaataAGCAACTAACCAAGTAAAATTGTTACTATTTTATTGCTGAGCAGCGACTACTAGCAACGGTACCTACcattttacaaaaataaaaacaaaaaaaaaaccaaaatcacCTCAGGAACActttcaaatgaaattttattaaattagaaaaatattggtaaagaaaaaaaaaacaaaaagcttCGTTAGTTATCAATATTGCgtgttaaaaaacaaaagaattaaaaaagaaaaacactaAAGTTCAACTgttaaatgtaaaaaaaagaattatttaattaaaataaaaactcaatttgaaaaagacaaaaaatggGCGTTGacttgaattttatttattttgttttattcagtGACGGGAGAAAAAGAAACTGAAAACAGATTTAACATAAGAAAATAGTCCAATTTCGATATCCTATAACGATTTTCTCGCTAAATTGCCCGATTTCACCCACCAAAATGATAAGCTAAGTCCGCCACTGTATTATTAAAGGATTAATTGACTTTCTTTTTAATACCCGTACTTTgatctaaaatattaaatattgaatttccatttgagtttcttttttggttaatttctgtttaggtaaattttttttttttggtatttaacCCATTTTCAGCATTTGGTCGAATTTTCAAACAGCAATTTCGGCGATCCTTTAAAAAGTTGTAGAACGTTTTCAGTTTTTTGCCAAAAACTGTATTTGCAAAAATGGGGTTTAACTTAGTGGAAagaattgtttaaaaaaaaaataaatcctCAATCCCCTCTCGTTTGATAACAAATTCATATGCTTAAGGCAAGGGAGTACTCAGGACTTAAATTAGCCACAACTcaaattaagtaaatatttaccgtTAATCGCTAAGTCgcatatttttaatattaatcgTTTGGGGTTTATTTATCTAAAAGGacaactatatatgtatatatatgttgtgAGTTTTGTGTCAAGAAATATGACAAGTTTAAAAGAATATCATTAGATCCTAAAGactcttttaaaaaaaaaaaaacagtcgCAGGGCCCAATTTTCCTcttaagttttgttttaaatttcgTTTCCGACTAATCGACGAAGCCATTGTgaagtaaaaaaaacttacTTCGAAGGTAGTTGTCATTGTTTGCTCCTCTTTCCAAATTTCTTAGCCAActcaattgaaaaattaaaaactatcgATACAAAATCatcgatatatcgatagtaCTATCGGAGACTCAGACTTATCTGGCATTTTTTGTCTGCTCTTTAGTATTTTTTGGATTTGGCATCTCTGAATGTGTGACCGGTAAGTCGTATCGAACGAATGAGCTTTAAAgctttttttgtcatttttttgTCTGGGATCTAGGATTTTTCGCTATCGGTCAAACGGCAatactaaaacaaacaaataccTAACAGCCCTGAAAAAGTGCCGGTCATTTAATAATTGGAAATTGTTCAGCAACgttcaaaaattgtaaaaaacttaaaaaaataaaataaaagtaaaaatgtcGACCTGGACACCATTGGAATCTAACCCCGAGGTAAGTCTAAGGAGAAGCAAAGGGTAATTGGTCCACGATGGATGCGCAGACGAATTGAATTCCCATTCcaatttttaacaattttctgtcttttcttcttttaggTTTTGACCAAGTATATACGCAAGCTGGGCGTGTCGCCGTCTTGGTCGGTGACTGACGTCATAGGCTTGGAGGATGAGATGCTTGAGTGGATACCACGTCCAGTGAAGGCTTTAATATTGCTCTTTCCATGCAGCGATGCGGTTGGTTTTTATAGCATTTTCGCCGCCTCcatatgtttttttacagTTCAGTTTTGTTCTGCCATTTTGTAGTATGAGAAGCATCGCTCTGAAGAACATGAGCGCATCAAGGATGTAGAGGAACAGCATCCCAGTGACCTTTTCTATATGCGTCAGTTTACCCACAATGCGTGCGGTACTGTGGCTCTTATTCACAGTGTGGCCAACAATAAGGAGTAATTTAGACCCACAATGTTaaccaaaatccaaattaCTTATTTAACTTGTGATATTTTGCAGAGTGGATGTATCTGGCGGTGTCTTAAAGAACTTCTTGGAGAAAACACTGGCCCTCTCGCCCGAGGATCGTGGCAAGGCATTGGAAGAGGACAAAGAATTTACAGCTGGCCATCAGGAACTAGCACAGGAGGGTCAAACTAATGCATCCGAACATGAGAAGGTTATTCATCACTTCATTGCGTTGGTCAACAAAAATGGAACCCTCTATGAACTAGATGGTCGCAAATCCTTTCCCATCAAGCATGGTGAGACCTCTGAGGAGACATTTGTCAAGGATGCAGCCAAGGTTTGCAAAGAATTTATGTCCCGTGATCCGAATGAGGTGCGTTTCACCGTCTTGGCTCTAACTGCTGCGCAGGATTAAGAGTCTCCGATGCGTTTAAACCGATCCCTTAGGATCGTCTACCCATATTACTCATaactatttacatatatatatatatttatggttAAAAGCGCTTAAAGCCTGCTCTTGAACTGATTTTCCGATACTGATTCATCATACATCAAAAAGCCATCAAATGGTTCAACCCATCTTAGCCCAAAATAAAGAGCCTTCAGAAAAAATTACTCGAATGCCATTATGTTAACGATCTCGTcagatttatatttatgtcTTGAAAGCGTTAGAAGGACCGCTCTTTGGGACATTGAATCAACATGCATTTAACCAACGACATAATTAACCCAGAACTGCTAAAAttattcatatttatttaatattcgaaaaaaaaaaacaattgtatTGGAAACATTTATGTTTATAATTAAAGAATTGCATTAAATGCTTGAGCATATGAATTTgaatcttatttttatttaaagttgatttttaaagagaaatttaaaattggaaaaccattttgttTATTCAGTAGATGGAAAAGTCTCTAATCAAAGTAAAAAGACCCATGAAATCAGATCGATACAAGTCCCTAGACGGTGGCTCTGTGGAGACCTTAGTAGGTTCTCGAGTTTCGAACCCCGACGCAGGTGGCATTCCCCCAAATAAACAATACTGAAATgtaatgcaaatgcaaatttaatcCAATATGTTTATCATGTATCTCTGTCGAAGGGTATTCATCTATAATTTCATAAGTagtaacaataataaaatggTCCACAATAAATAATAAGTGGAAAAAGGGCAACAGAATCAaaaaaaatggggaaaaaaggttgaaatctaaaaatttttgtagAAATTAAGAAGATAAGCAATTTAGTTCCACAAAcgcaaaaataatgaaaattaacttaaaaatGTTATGTTATCTCGAACCTCAAGAGGGCTACTAAAAAGTATATCTATACCACTGTATCATAACAGCTGACTCCAATGCTGAAACTGACTCAATGCGCATGTCCAAGTCCATTGGACATGCTCCACGTAAACGTTTGACAGTTTGACTCCCTCTtaccaaacaaaaatttcaagtttttcttttagctGTCAAACTAAAGCACAATTGATCCAAAATATTAAGAACTAGAATTAAAAGCATTCAAAGCACAATATACATTCCTCTAAACCCTCTAAGAGTAAGCCCCACATCAGTTCATGCTCCAAATTATCAACAGTCGTAAGAAAAGGAAGAGCTTGGCCTGAGCCCAAACCAAACTGTCAGCCATCAAAATGAGGCTCCTGCTAAAGGAACTGACACGTCTGACCACACAGCATCGGACCTTCTATTGCTATATGTTTCTCAGTATTTGGATATTTCTTCTAATAGCGGGtaagttaaaataaaataaaataaataaaaaatagttcATAAATTTGGTTTCCTTTCCCAACAGGCATGTATCGTTATATGGGAAATGTTGAAATCAATGGCAATAGTCCTGGTCCTGGTCATAGTGGTTTGGGCACGGCCAGCTCTGATGGAGAAGCTGCTGCTGGAGCAGCTGTGGCATCTTCATCTGCTCAACGCTTTGCCAAATATCGCGAACGTTGCTCTCCTTTGGGTCAACTATTACGCTTGGATGATGGCGGCATCTTAGAGGGTTGGAAGCTTCAGGGTGTGCTCTTGGTTATACGACACGGAGATCGTGGACCCATGTCTCATGTTCACACTAAAGGGATCAATTGTGGCGTGGGTACAGACAGTTTTGTCAACAGGTTTGCTTAAGTCTCCTACTAGCTCTTAATTTTCATTAACTAATTGATTCTCTCCTAGATATCGCAGCTTTTTGTACAATTCGAGTAGCTCAGCTTCGGGCTCAAATCATTTGTATTGGAACAAGGTGGGACCATTTCATAATTTTCCTCTGCTACCGGCTACAGAACACGGTTGTCCTTTGGGTCAATTGACCTACAAGTAGGTGAAAAACTGAAGAACTTTGTCACTTTTTTGAATCATCTGCTTTGTTTCAACTTTTTTAGGGGCATCTCACAGCTTTTGCATGTAGGCGACATAATGCATCAGATCTATGCCCATCCTTTGGGTTTGCTATTGAAGCCCAATCCCAATAGAGTTCCTGGCCTGGAGACAACACCACACACTCTACTCAATTCGGATGAAGTGGTTGTGTATACCACACGTTATCGTCGAACCTTTCAATCTGCATTGGCTTTACTTTTTGCATTCCTACCGCCAGATAAATGGCTCGGTCTAAATGTTAGAGAATCGCATAGCATGGCCTTTTGCTTCGGTGACTGCAGTTGTGCCCAATCGGTGCTACTCCGAAAGCGTCTTCAGATTTTAGGAGATAATCAAATAATGCAAAGACCAGAGATTCTTGGCGTAATGCAATGGATCGGTGGTACACTGTTACAGAATACCCCAAATGGTGTTAGCAGTCGTAATCCATTTGAGGTAGTCGATGCCATGCTGACAGTACTGTGCCATGAGGCACCTCTACCATGTAGACATCGTCAAGGCAGCCAGCAGCCCAAGTCTGTGAAGAGAAAATCACAACAGGATCTCGTGGATGTCATTAATATCGACCAGGACGAGACAAATGGCAATGTAATGCCAGACGTCGGTGTTCCACCCCTGGAAATGGATGATAATGATGCGGATGGCAATAGCAGCCCGTTGTCTTTGGCTCCTGAAGAGCAGCAACAGTTCACAGAAGGTTGCGTCGAGCCTAATCATGTGGATCTGCTTATGTCCTTTGCCGATGAACTATCCCAACGTTCGGCAGATCATCAATACTATAAGCTATCTGGTTTATTGCGTGCCTATGGCATGATTCGCCATATTGTTAGCTATATGCTTAAAATGATCTCTGGAGATCGTACCAAATTTGTACTCTATTCAGGCCATGATTGTACTTTACAATATCTCACCGCTGCTTTGGGCATTGCCAATAATCAGGGTCAGACCATAGCATATGCCTCACGATTGGCCTTTGAGGTTTACCGGAGTGAAGCTCATACGGATTACTATTTTCGTGTCGTCTACAATGGCCGCGATGTTACGCAACAAATTGATTTCTGTGAAGGTGGAAAGAGTTTAAGAGTCACCCGGGATTCACGTGGCAATAAAGCCGATTTGTGTCCCATTGAGAATATTATTAGATTTCTACATGAAGATTACTTTGCTCCGCTTAATGCCACCAATTTTAAAGAAGCCTGCGGCTCCATAAATTCACCTCCTAAAGCAAATGAATTCTAGAAAGATATCTTtcatatacacatattttgAACTGTGAtaagtaatatatatatttagttatatatataggtacatatatggTAGTTAAGGCTCCCATACCGACCGCTAATTGCGATGATATACAagatattgtatatatatatattaatttttagcTAAATCGAAACCTGAAGTGAACGAAATCGATACATATCAAAAGTTAGAtttctttataaaaaacaattacCTACATATCAAATAAAGTGTGTTTTAAGTGTAAACAATGTCCCAGATCTAATTGTAAGTCAGATCTGTATCATAAACatatcatacatatatacaaatatatatgtacatacttatatagtatatatatatctttgaaaacaacaactattcCAGATTTTAGTAATTAAATCCATGTTTTTCCCCTAAAAATCGAAAACTGAATAAACAGaagagaaaaataattatttacatGAGTATTTTCTTGTAAACTTTGATATTCAATATGGATATTGGTTTGTGGTATATACAATTTTGTAGCCATGAAGTACATTACTATGAAAAAGGGAAGGGttcttaaatatatacatatggaTGTACTAGCTTTTATGTACGCTTAGGTTGTACAATGTATACTAAATCTTTTATCAAAGGACCCATAAGCATAAACACTCATGGACACAGGATTAGAGAACTGCCTATATTAAAATTATGTGGCAGTAACTGATTTCCAATGATTAGTGGTAGTATCATGAAGTAAAATAAGACATTCCCAGTAAAAATTTCCAGCCTTGCCAAATTTTTTGACCATAATTCGTAATATACCCACTTGTTCAGTTGGCTAAAAATGGCAGAACTGGTTAGGTGCAGTGCGGTAATAGCCAGTATTACCAACTGTTATGGGTCCCTCGTCTTTCGGTCATTTTTAAAAACTCTtttctttgaaaaaaaagtgtttggtttcatttaaaaatatactAAACTGCAATTAAATTAACATACAAACTTCTGAAATCAATTAGAAATTTTCATTCATGATCTAACTTCTAAATTACAAAATGAACCCGAAAACTTATGTAAGGAAAACGGCCCGGGAGAGGGCCGTCAATCCTCTAAATCCTCCACTGATTGGGGAAGAACAATATTAGCTGGTTAATTGGGCAGTTAACtaatatagaatatatattcgtagaatattataaattttactttcaattttcaaatttcaaatttttcatatatactatatgaaggctatacatacataacacATATTTATTccttctaaaaaaaaataaaaacaaagaaaattcGACACTAAGAATTGATTTGAACGAAAAAAAACGTTTCTTGTTTAAGTTCAATCtatcaaaatttgaatctcGGTTCCAAATTTTGTCCACTTTAGCCTTAATGCATGGAAAGGGCTAAATCCGCCTaatcttctttttcttgtaAGTCATTTGAGCCAACTTAGTTGAAAACTCTTTAATGGCCAAGTTATCACTTCGATGGCCAAATGCCAACTGAAACGCCACAGCTAAAATGCATTTgcgaaatttttatttttacgtAGCGTTTTGAATATGTGAGTGTATGAGtgaataacacacacagatacaaaaGCGCATCATCAAAAGTAGCGACAAGAATGATAAAGCAAACGAGAGCAAAAACCTCGCTAAAGgcgatggaaaaaaaaaccaacaaataacacaacaacaacaacaacaaagggGGAGTGGAGCCATTAAGCATTATCTGTTAGGTAAGGGGTCGGTCGTTCGCTCGGTGGTAGGGGCCAGAGGCAAGCGCAAGTAATGCCCATAcatacacaacaacaacaacaagaaaaaaacaacacacaacagcagcagcagcaacacagTGAGTACCCAACTTGGTGGAGTAAGAGAGATGGGTATTGGGGAATGGGGTATATGGGGGAGAGGTGGAGGCAAAGGCAAGTCGCGCCGCGCAATGAGCGTGTACAAACAAGAGAAcgaacaaacacacacagcgTAATGTAAAATCGTTGCTCTATACAAAACTGAGAGCCTGTTGACATTCAGTacattttgttacttttgtgCACGCAGGCGGCATTGCTgctaatgatgatgatgatgactacTGCCTCCACCTCATTTAAGCCAGCAGGAGAAGAAGGAGTCATCATCGTCgttgccgtcgtcgtcgtcgtcatggCTTGTATGTAAATTGTAGCTCTGgtgtaatgttttttttttttggccccCTCCATTGAAAACCGAGGATTATCTCTCCTCCACTTGCTCCATACGGAACCATTACATGTACGTACGAACAAATGAACGTACATACGATTTGCTGTAAATTCGTCGTCGACATCGGTTAGTGGTTGCCATCGTTGTCGTAATGGAGACACCCTGGGGGCAAAGCAATCTTCACTCGCATGGTGCATGGTTGTGTTACATTGGGAAAAGGAGCCCAGATTTCATAGCCAGCAATGcactttaaacaaaaacgaacaaaaaaatacgaaaaacaacaaccacagcaacaaaaaagtataaatGCAAAAACGTATTTCTCTCTGCTGAGAGCTGCGATGAGgtagaaagagagacagagagagagaaccaACATGTGAGGGGCGGAGCAGGTGTGGTGCGCCCACGGCGAGGAGATTTTTGCAATAAAAAGGCGGCTTCTcctatatgtgtgtatatatgtgaatatgtgtgcgtgtatgcGACCGGATCGGGGGGAGTTACGGTCACATCATTGCTCTCAATTTGCTGTCAGCCGTTCGCAATGCCTTCGTCTCTTTGGATGTATTGGGTATGTGGAGGCATCTGTGACGCTGCACTTGCATTGAAGCTCTCGTGTATCACAAAAGTGTGTGCGTGACACTGTCTGTGTATGGAGGAGCGAGCAAGAATGCATTTCTACAGTGGGTGGGAAAAATTAAAGTTACAATAAACTCACAATAGCTTTTCCAAATGGGGGACaaataatatacataatatatacaaTAATACTATAAAACCAAAGATCTTATTATCCTTTATATGAAAACAGGTCAAGAacttcaaataaaaaaaaaaagcagctAAATCAACGAATCACTATTCAAAGTGAACAAGTTGAGTAATTAGAACTTGATTAACATTATAAACTCCGATAGTATTGCTCAAATCTTCCGAGTCTTGGCTGTTATGCCGCATAACTTatactttaaaattttcttatttgttgCCACTGTAAGCATACTTACAAAAACGTACAACTGCAGTTTTGTTAACACGCTCTCAATGTCATGCTTACCCACTCGCTCTCAACAGAAAGAAACGGGCAATGCACTCACTTATACACTAACACATAGAATAACTTAACGTACAAGCAGAACTGGGGCGCTGCTTTTGCGCTCCCCAATCAACGGAGCACAACGAGTGCATTGCCATGTTTGAGGTgactgctctctctctctcaatcgTTCCCCTGTTCACTCTCTTCCGACCCCGTTCACTCTGGGTGCATTtttgttacaaaaaaaaaaaaaataaaataaaacgcTCTAGAGGAGCGCTACTTGCGTGTCGGTGCTGCGGCTCTGTTACAAAATATTGACGAAGAAAAATCATACAACgttttttttcaaactttttttCAACCATTTTTCATTGCATACGCAATGCAACCGCTGTGTGTAAAATAAGCAGGGGAATCCACTGCTTTGAGCCTAAACTTGGCTCTTTCATAGATGAAGGCCTTGTTGGCTGGCCAATTTTCAAACACCACTTGCatctattatttttcttttacttttagGGGAAAACTGACGACGACTCAGGATAGGAGTTTTCCTACAATAGGAGGAATGGGCAATAGATGCAACCATTTTAGTTGGACCTGTTGTGGCctgtttgttattgttgtggtCGTTGGTCTTGAAGCTCTGAGCTCCATCTAATAGAAAAACTGAAAGAGTTTTCCACAAGCAGTCAAACTACGTTTCGTCTGGGGCCTGGGGAGATGGACACACATCGGGAGATGCACTTTTTCAAATGTGTGTGCAGCGGGGCATAAAATTTTCCATgagtttgctgctgctgctgcacacACTCACGTGAACACACCAGCTGGAGGAGCACTACAACTcacttacatacatagatcagaCATA is drawn from Drosophila willistoni isolate 14030-0811.24 chromosome 2R unlocalized genomic scaffold, UCI_dwil_1.1 Seg167, whole genome shotgun sequence and contains these coding sequences:
- the LOC6641937 gene encoding 2-phosphoxylose phosphatase 1, producing MRLLLKELTRLTTQHRTFYCYMFLSIWIFLLIAGMYRYMGNVEINGNSPGPGHSGLGTASSDGEAAAGAAVASSSAQRFAKYRERCSPLGQLLRLDDGGILEGWKLQGVLLVIRHGDRGPMSHVHTKGINCGVGTDSFVNRYRSFLYNSSSSASGSNHLYWNKVGPFHNFPLLPATEHGCPLGQLTYKGISQLLHVGDIMHQIYAHPLGLLLKPNPNRVPGLETTPHTLLNSDEVVVYTTRYRRTFQSALALLFAFLPPDKWLGLNVRESHSMAFCFGDCSCAQSVLLRKRLQILGDNQIMQRPEILGVMQWIGGTLLQNTPNGVSSRNPFEVVDAMLTVLCHEAPLPCRHRQGSQQPKSVKRKSQQDLVDVINIDQDETNGNVMPDVGVPPLEMDDNDADGNSSPLSLAPEEQQQFTEGCVEPNHVDLLMSFADELSQRSADHQYYKLSGLLRAYGMIRHIVSYMLKMISGDRTKFVLYSGHDCTLQYLTAALGIANNQGQTIAYASRLAFEVYRSEAHTDYYFRVVYNGRDVTQQIDFCEGGKSLRVTRDSRGNKADLCPIENIIRFLHEDYFAPLNATNFKEACGSINSPPKANEF
- the LOC6641935 gene encoding glycogen phosphorylase, producing MSKPQSDADRRKQISVRGIAEVGNVTEVKKNFNRHLHYTLVKDRNVSTLRDYYFALANTVKDNMVGRWIRTQQHYYEKDPKRVYYLSLEYYMGRSLTNTMINLGIQSECEEAMYQLGLDIENLEEMEEDAGLGNGGLGRLAACFLDSMATLGLAAYGYGIRYEYGIFAQKIKNGEQVEEPDDWLRYGNPWEKARPEFMLPINFYGRVIDTPEGKKWVDTQKVYAMPYDNPIPGYNNNHVNTLRLWSAKSPIDFNLKFFNDGDYIQAVLDRNLAENISRVLYPNDNFFEGKELRLKQEYFMCAATLQDIIRRYKASKFGSREAVRNTFDHFPDKVAIQLNDTHPSLAIPELMRILVDEEHLDWEKAWDITVRTCAYTNHTVLPEALERWPVSMLESILPRHLQIIYHINFLHMENVKKSFPEDLDRMRRMSLVEEDGEKRINMAHLSIVGSHAVNGVAAIHSQILKDSLFHDFYTMNPDKFQNKTNGITPRRWLLLCNPGLSDLIAEKIGDEWPVHLDQLVALKKWAKDPNFQRNVARVKQENKLKLAAILEKDYGVKVNPSSMFDIQVKRIHEYKRQLLNCLHIITLYNRIKKDPTANFTPRTIMIGGKAAPGYYVAKQIIKLICAVGNVVNNDPIVGDKLKVIFLENYRVTLAEKIMPAADLSEQISTAGTEASGTGNMKFQLNGALTIGTLDGANVEMAEEMGLDNIFIFGMTVEEVEALKKKGYNAYDYYNANPEVKQVIDQIQGGFFSPGNPNEFKNIADILLKYDHYYLLADFDAYLKAQDLVSKTYQNQAKWLEMSINNIASSGKFSSDRTIAEYAREIWGVEPTWEKLPAPEDQQ
- the LOC6641936 gene encoding ubiquitin carboxyl-terminal hydrolase; translated protein: MSTWTPLESNPEVLTKYIRKLGVSPSWSVTDVIGLEDEMLEWIPRPVKALILLFPCSDAYEKHRSEEHERIKDVEEQHPSDLFYMRQFTHNACGTVALIHSVANNKEVDVSGGVLKNFLEKTLALSPEDRGKALEEDKEFTAGHQELAQEGQTNASEHEKVIHHFIALVNKNGTLYELDGRKSFPIKHGETSEETFVKDAAKVCKEFMSRDPNEVRFTVLALTAAQD